The Sphingomonas aliaeris genomic interval CCGCTGGACCTCGGCGCCGGTGCCGGTAGCAAGCGCCATCGGCACGAAACCGAGCGACGCCACCAGTGCGGTCATCAGCACCGGCCGCACCCGCTCCATCGCACCGTCGGCGATGGCCTGATCGTCGTCCTCTCCGTCCTCGCGGTGCTTACGGATTGCGCCCATCATCACGAGTCCGTTGAGGACGGCCACGCCAGACAAGGCGATAAAGCCGACAGCCGCGGTGATCGAGAAGGGTATGCCGCGCAGCAGCAGCGCGAACACTCCGCCTGCCAATGCCATCGGCACCGCCGAGAACACGATCGCTGCCGGAATGAAGCCGCCAAGCGCCATGTAGAGCAGGGCGTAGATCGCGACGAAGCAGATCGGCACCACGATCATCAGTCGGAGGCGTGCCGATTGCAGGCTCTCGAAGGTGCCGCCCCATTCGGTGTACATGCCGGCTGGGAGCTGCATCTGCCCGATATTCGCTTCGGCCTCCTTGACGAACCCGCCGAGATCCCGGCCGCGCACGTTGACCTGGACGATGACCATGCGCTTGCCGTTCTCGCGGCTGATCTGGTTCAGCCCCTCAGTATAGCTGAACCGCGCAACTTCGCGCAGCGGGATCGAGCGTGCGACCTGACCATCCGCTGCGGGCAGCATGACCGGGATCGCGCCCAACGCATCGACGTCGTCGCGCTGCGCGTCGGGGAGACGCACCACGACCGAGAACCGCCGATCGCCCTCGAACAATAATCCGGCCTCGCGCCCACCGAGCGCGGCCGAGACGGTGTTCGCCACCTCCTCGACGCTTAGGCCGTAGCGAGCAACCGCCTGCCGATCGATCTTCACGTCGAACGTCGGCGCGCCATCGGTCTGTTCGGCGCTCACGTCGGCCGCACCGGGAATCGCCCGAACCGCCGAAGCGATCTGCCGCGCCTGCGCCGTCATCTGGTCCAGGTCGTCACCGTAGAGCTTGATCGCGACGTCCGAGCGGACGCCGGCGATCAGCTCGTTGAAGCGCATCTGGATCGGCTGCTGGATCTCCGTGCGGTTGCCGATCAGCGGCTTCATCCGCTCTTCGATGCGGCGCAGGATATCTTCCTTGCTGTGAACGTCGGCCGGCCACTCGTTCTCGGGTTTGGGGATGACGTAGGTGTCGGAGGCATTCGGTGGCATCGGATCGGTGCCGAGGTCGGCATTGCCGTTCTTGGAGAACACCAGCGCCACCTCTGGCAACGTCTTCAGCGCATTCTCGATCTGGAGCTGCATCTGCGTGGATTGATCGATCGAGGCGGAGGGCACGCGGAAGTTGGTCACGGTGATGTCCTTCTCGTCGAGCTGCGGCATGAACTCCTCGCCGAGCAGCCCGAAGCACAGCACCGCGGCAACGAACACGCCGAGGCCACCCAAAATGAAGGGCATGGGCCGGCGGATCGCCTTGGCCAGCAGCGGCGCGTACCTTTCCTTGAACCAGCGGATTGGCCGCACCTCCGTCTCGCTCACACGTCCCTTGATGATGATCGCGATCATGGCCGGCACGAAGGTCAGCGACAGGACGAACGCGGCAGCGAGCGCCAGCATCAGCGTGGTCGCCATCGGCGCGAAGGTCTTGCCTTCGACACCCTGGAAGGTGAGCAGCGGCACGAAGACGAGGAAGATGATGAGCTGGCCGAACACGGTGGGCCGGATCATTTCCCTGGCAGAGGCCGTCGTCGTCTCCAAGCGCTCCTCGAGGGTAAGGAGCCGGCCTTTCTCCTGCTGCCGTTCGGCGAGATGCCGTAGTGCGTTCTCGACGATGATGACGGCACCGTCGACGATCAGCCCGAAGTCGAGTGCGCCGAGACTCATCAAGTTGCCCGACACCCCCAGCGCGTTCATGCCGGACGCCGTCATGAGCATCGTGATCGGGATGACCGCTGCGGTGATGAGTGCCGCCCTCACATTGCCGAGCAGCAGAAACAGCACGACGATAACGAGGAGCGCGCCTTCGATGAGGTTCTTCTCGACAGTCGCAATGGTCGCGTTGACGAGCTTGGAGCGGTTGTAGACCGGCTCGGCGAAAACATCCGGCGGCAAGGCCTTGTTGATCTGGTCCAGCTTCTCGCCGACACTCGTCGCAACGATCCGGCTATTCTCTCCAACGAGCATCAGCACGGTCGAGATGACCGCCTCCGATCCCATCCGGCTGCCGGAGCCAGTGCGTACCGCGCCTCCGATCACGACCTGGCCCACGTCCTTCACGCGCACGGGGACGCCGTTGCGGGTGGCGACGACCGCCTCCTGTATGTCTTCGATCGATTTCAGGCGCGCATCGGCACGGACGAGGAAGCTCTCGCCAGCGCGACGGACATAGTTCGACCCGGCGGACAGGTTCGCCCGCTCCATTGCGTCCGCCAGCTCAGTGATGGAGAGGCCGTAGGAGGCGAGCGCGTTGAGGTTCGGTTCGATCAGATATTGTTTGACGTATCCGCCATTGGAATCGACGCCGGCTACGCCCTTCACGGTGCGCATCTGCGGGCGGATGATCCAGTCCTGCACGGTGCGCAGATAGGCTGCCTTGGCAAGTTCGGTGGTCAGCCGCTCGCCCTCGGGGGTCAGATAGGAACCGTCCGATTGCCAGCCGGGTTTCCCGTCGACGGCCTTCACGCCCTTGCCGTCGGGATGGCGGAAGGCGATCGAGTAGAAGAAGATCTCGCCAAGGCCGGTGCTGAGGGGGGCAAGGTTGGGCTGTACGCCCGCGGGCAGGCTGTCCTTGGCCTGGGCGAGCCGTTCAGTGACCTGCTGGCGTGCGAAATACACGTCGGTCGCGTCGGTGAACACCGCCGTCACTTGGGCGAAGCCGTTTCGCGAGAAGGAGCGCGTCATTTCCAGGCCGGGGATGCCGGCAAGCGCGGTCTCGATCGGAAACGTCACCTGCTTTTCGATGTCGACCGGGCCGAGCGTCGGCGCGAACGTGCTGATCTGCACCTGTCGATTGGTAACGTCGGGCACGGCGTCGATCGGCAGCTTGGTGATCTGCCACGCGCCGAAGCCGACGACGGCGAGGGTGAGGAAGGCGACAAGCCAGCGCAGATGCACCGACGTCGATAGGATGCGCTCGATCATCCCTCGGCCCCCTCGTTCTTCTCAAGCTCGGCCTTGAGCAGGAAGGCGTTGATCGTGGCGATGGGCGTGCCGGCGGCGAGGCCGTCGGCAATGGCGACCATGCCGCCTGACCGGCTGCCGATCCGGATCGGCTGCGCCTTGAAGCCGGTGCGCGTGCGAACGAACACGACGGTTTGACTCCCGAGCGTCTGTACCGCGTCCTGGGGCACCATCACGCCGCCCTTGGTCGCGCCACCACTGGCGAGGATGCGCGCCTGAACGAGCTGACCTGGGGACAGCGTGCTGGTCCCTGCGGTTGGTGTCACGATCACGGTCGCGGTCCGCGACTGTGGATCGACCACGCCGGTGCTGGCGCGAACGCGGCCCGTGATTGTCCGGCCGTCGCTGGTGGTCAGCTCAACCCGGTCGCCCGTGCGAATGCGTGGAGCGTCGGCGGGGGGACGCTCGCGGTGATTTGAAGTCGCCTGGGATCTGCGACGCGGAACAGCTCGGTTTCGGCCGCGACGAACTGGCCGAGATTAGCACCGGCGCTTGTCACGCGCCCTGACACGGGGCTGACGACCGCAACGGAGCGACCGTCACCGGATACCCGCGTCGCGCCGGCCGCAGCGCTGGCGCGACGGGCGTCGGCCTGTGCGACAGCAAGGGTCGCCTGCGCGGTCTCGAAGTCGGCGCGAGGGCTGACGCCCTGCGCAAGCAGCGTGCGCTCGCGCGCGAGCTGGCGCTGAGCGAGCGTCACCCGCGCCGATGCGGCCGAGCGATCGGCAGCGATCTGCGAGGCATCGCGGCTCTCGACCAAGGCGAGCGTCTGCCCGGCACGAACGGGATCGCCGATCCTCGAAAAGATGCGCGTGACGGTGCCGGGCGCCCGGGCAGTCAGGACCGCCTCGGCATCAGGCGTGGAGTCCACTGTGGCCGAAGCGAGGATCGCGGCATCCAGCTCGCCGGACGCGGCGGGTGCGACGGTGATCTGCGACGTTGCGACCGCCTGCGGCGTCATAGCGACCGCGTTTCCGGGCTTTGCAGGCTCTGCGGCCTGCACGGGCGCGGAAGGGGGCGCGGGTGATTGGGTGAGGCGCGCAGCGCCAAAGCCGAGCGCGGCAGCGGCGACCAGCCCGATGGCAGCCCCGGCATAGAGACGATTTCTATCGGTCATTGGACCGCTTCTCCGGTGATGGTGAGACCCGACAGGCGGGCGAGGTTGGCGCGGGCGTCAAGGCGAGCGATTGCCGCATCGAGGATGACGCCGCGGGCTGTCCCGAGATTGTGGCGGGCGGCAAGCAGCTCGATCAGCGGCGACTTACCGGCCTCGTAGGCGATCCGCGCAAGGCGGTAGCCCTCCTCGGCGGTCGCCATCGAGCGTTCGGCCGCAATGGCTCGGTTGTCGGCTGCTGCGACAAGCGCAAGCGCGGCACGCGTGCCGGTCTCGGCATCGAGCCGAGCCACTGCGGCCCGCGCCTCTGCCCCTTGCAGATCGGCACGTGCTGCGGCGATGTTGCCACGGTTACGATCGAAGATCGGCAGCGGCACAGAGACGCCAGCAACGACGGCGGGTCCGCTCGCCACGCGGAGCTGGCGGACGCCAAGCTGGGCGGTGATGTTGGGTAGGGCGAGGCGCTGCTGCACTGTCACTGCCCTTGCCGCCGCCTCGCGCTCGGCTTCTGCCACGCGCACGGTCGTCGCTTGCATCGGATCGAGCGGCCCGGTGACAGGGCGCGCATTCAAGCGGTCGAGCAGCGATTCCGAGACGCCGGTGAAGGGCGTCGCCACGCCTGCCAGAGCCGACAAGCGCGCGAGCGCGACGGTCTTCTGCGCGCGGGCGGTCTCAAGCTCTGCTTGAAGCGTGTTCAGCTCGGTTTCTGCCTGCACTTGGCGTAGCCGTGCCTCCTTGCCTGCACCGACGAGCGCCCGTGCAACCTTCAGGTCGGCGGTTGCTTCCTCCACTTCGTCCTCGGCTAGCGCGATCCGGCGGTCGGCGATCTCCGCGCCGGCATAGGCGCGGGCAAGATCTGTTGCATAAGCGAGGCGGCCTTCGCGGTTGCGCGCCTGGGCAGCGGCGACGCCGGCTTCGCCGGCAGCGATCCGCGCTGATCGCTTGCCGCCCAGCTCGATGGGCTGGTCGATCTGGAATGTCGTCTGCTCCTGGTTGCGGGCGTTTCGGGTCAGATCGCCGGCAAAGTTTTCGGCATAGATGTTGATCGAGGGGTTGGGGCGCGCGCGTGCCTGCTCGGCAAGGCCGCGCGCGCGCGCAACCTCGGCGTCGAGCACAGTCACCCGGGGGCTGTCGCGCGTCTGATTCAAGAGCTGCGCGAAAGGTGGCGCGGTCTGCGACCACGCCGCGCTGGCGGGCGATAGCACCGCGAGCGTACCGGCGAGCGCGAACGCGCGTCGTCGGCAATTATTGCCGTTCATAGCCATTGTCCTTTCCGGAGATGATCTTGTCGGCGGCGTGCGCCGGCCAGGTCAGCCTCGCGGAGGGCGGAGCAGCTCGGATGGATTGATCCCTTGCTGCAGCGGGGAATCGAATGAAAGCCATGCATTCTCGATCGGAACCGGCGAGAACGGCGCGCCGGCTTGCGCGGGTAACGCAAGTCCTTGGCCGCTTGCATGTGCTGCAAGGTGGATCGGCCCATCCGGATCATCGTGACCCTCATGCCGGTCGTGATCCGCCTGTTCGTGGCCATGCTCGATCGACGTTACGTGGCCAGGATCATCGTCGTGGATGGTCGCGCTGTGCCACCCCGACAGCGCAGCGAAGCCGAGCATGGCGACGAGGGCCAGCACGGCAGCCAGAAACGCTGATCGGGGCCGCCGCGCGATCCTCATTTACAGTTGCAATCCAAGTCTCGGCGCCATCCAGGTCATCGCCACGTATAAGGCGATCGTCAGCATACACCCAAGCCCGAGCGCCGCCCAGAAGGGCAGTCCTCTCTGAAGCAAGGTGGGTATCAGGAGAAACATCGGCAGGGACGGCAGGACGTACCAGAATGTGGCGCTGGAATGGGCAGCCATAAGTCTGGCGTCGGGCTTGTCGTGCCACAGCCAGATCATCCCCAGCACCGACACAAGCGGCAGCGATGCGATCAGCGCGCCGACGCCGGGAAACCGCTTCGCGGTCTCCGACGCCAGCGCGATGAGAGCGCCCGAGATCAGCGCCTTTGCGGCGAGATAGAACATCAGCGTGTCTCAACGGTGAGATGAGCCAGCTCGTGAACCGGCGCGAGCCGGGCACGGATCGTATCGCCGGTGACGCCTTGATCGGCGACGACGCTGACGATCGCGGCATGGGCTTCGGGGCCGACGCGCCAGACATGCAAGTCCGCGATCCGGGCATCACCTGACGCCTCTACCAGCTCGCGGACCTCACCGGCGACGTGATCGTCAGTCCTGTCGAGCAGTACGGCAGCGGTGTCACGCATCAAAGTCCACGACCAACGGGCGATGACCACGGCACCGACAATGCCCATTGCCGGGTCCATCCATGTCCACCCGAGATAACGGCCGGCGAGCAACGCCGCGATAGCAAGGACCGACGTCAGGGCATCGGCGAGAACGTGAACGTAGGCCGAGCGAAGGTTGTTGTCGCCGGCATGGGTATGATGCTCGTGGCCGTGCCCGTGATCGTCATGTCCGTGATGGTGGCTGCCGGAGAGCAGGAAGGCGCTGGCGATGTTCACGAGTAATCCGACCACCGCGATGATGGTCGCTTCGCCGAAGGCTACGTTGATCGGTTGGAACAGCCGCATGACGGACTCAGCCCCGATCGCGAAGGCGATCAGGCCCAGAACCATCGCTGAGGCGAAGCCTGCCAGGTCACCGACCTTCCCGGTGCCGAAGCTGTAGGCAGGGCTTCGTGCGTGCCTCTTGGCGTAGGCGTAGGCGCCGGCGGCGACCGACAATGCGCCGGCGTGCGTTGCCATGTGAAAGCCATCGGCAAGCAATGCCATCGAACCGGTCACATAACCTGCGATGATCTCGCCGATCATCATCACGGCCGTCAGCGCGACTACCCACCGAGTTCGGCGGGCATTTTCATCATGTGACGCGCCAAGAAACACGTGGTCATGGGCGTAAGCGTCGAGGTCGGAACGGGAAGCCATGGCGTATTCAACTATCCCCCGGGGGATCAAGTCTATCCCCCGTGGGGGATACTCGACAGCGACCTTCTGGCGGCACTACATGGCGGTATGTCGCACAACGCTCACACCAGTCACCCGGCTATCATCAAGCGTCTGAACCGTGCTGCCGGTCACCTGCGCAGCATTGTGGGAATGATCGAGGAGGAGCGGCCCTGCGTCGACATTGCTCAGCAGCTGCAGGCAGTGGAAAGCGCCATCGCCAGCGCCAAACGGGCGCTCATCAACGATCATATCGATCATTGCCTGGTGCACGCCGAGGAAGGCGAGGGGCCGCAACACGCGATCGAGCAGTTTCGGGCGATCTCAAAATACTGGTGAGGAGTGCGAGTCCATCCTTATTGGCATTCAATCAGGCTCAAACGCCGACAGGATGGGGCAGGGGCCCTCAGAGCCCGATCCGCATTCACTTGCGAGCCGGTGAAGTGACGCACGCACCCGACTTAGACTTTTGATCTGCGCATCCAGGGCGGCGATCCGCGCATCGGCGAGTTGGCGCGCGCGGGCACGATCGTCCGTTGCGTCGAGCGCCAGCAGCTCGCCGATCTGATCCAACGTAAACCCGGCCGCTTGCGCCGATCGTATAAAGCGAAGGCGACGCACGTCTTCGATCCCGTAACGCCGGATACCGCCCCCGGACCCTGATCCCTCAGGCCGATCTGGCGTATCGAGCAAACCCCGGCGCTGGTAGTAGCGCACGGTTTCGACGCCGACGTCGCCGTCGCGCGCGAGGCCCGCAATCGTCAGTGTCACCACGCCTTGACTCCGTACTATAGTACGGATCCTATATAGGTCCGCGAACAGGACGGAGAAGTGAGATGGCGACCGCGGCGCCCAAGAAAGCGACGATCTACCGGATGGTGATCCCGACGCACACCTGCCCTTATGGTTTGAAGGCCAAGGATCTGCTGCGCCGGCAGGGTTACGAGGTCGAGGATCACTGGCTGCGCACGCGCGAGGAGACGGACGCGTTCAAGGCCGAGCATGACGTGAAGACCACGCCGCAGACCTTCATCGGGGGTGAGCGCGTAGGAGGCTTTGACGATCTGCGCCGCTTCTTCGGCAAGGCGGTGCGCGATCCCAAGGCCGTCACATACAGGCCCGTAGTCGCGGTGTTCGCCATGACCGCGCTGATGGCGCTCGCGGCCAGCTTCGCTGCCTTCGGCTCCCCGCTCACGGTCCGCGCCGGGGAATGGTTCATCGCCTTCTCGATGTGCGTGCTCGCCATGCTGAAGCTCCAGAACGTCGAGAGCTTCTCGAGCATGTTCCTCAACTACGATCTGCTCGCCAAGCGCTGGGTGCCCTATTCCTACGTCTATCCCTACGCGGAAGGTGTCGCGGGCGTGCTGATGGCCGCTGGTGTGCTCACCTGGCTGTCGGTGCCGATCGCGCTCGTCATCGGGACGATCGGTGCGGTATCCGTTATCAAGGCGGTCTATGTCGACAAGCGCGAACTCAAGTGCGCCTGCGTTGGCGGGGACAGCAACGTACCCCTCGGCTTTCTTTCGCTGACCGAGAACGTGATGATGGTCGCCATGGCGCTATGGATGCTGATCGCCCCGGCTGCGCTCTCGATGCCGCACTGACCCGTTGACTTCAGGTCCAAAAGGCTGCCGGTAGCCGGGGTGAAGTCAGGGTCTCGCCCTCTTGTCAGCATCTTGCGCGCGGCCGTCTTGGCCGTGCTTGCTATGATGCTGCTCGTCCGGTTGGGGCCGATCTGCGAAACCAGTGCCCAAGCCGCTCCGATCGCGTCGGCAATGGCCGGGTGCGAGGAGAAGAACCCTTCGGCGCCGGACAGAAAAGCGCCGCCATCGGCCTGCGCGACGCCCTGCATCGCCGTTCCGGTGGAGGCTCTGGCGAGGGTAGAGCCATTACCCTCATTCCCGATCGCGCCTTGGCCGTCGTCGCCCTCCGCCATGGACGGGTGGCCGATACCGCCCGCCACTCCGCCTCCGCGAGCCGTGTGACCCTCCAACAGACCTACACACGATTCACGGAGATACCGATGACCAAGTTCAAGCTGATCGGCGCCGCTTTGGCGCTCGCCCTGCCCACCGCGGCGTTCGCTGCCGGCTCCTGCTGCGCCGACATGCCGTGCTGCAAGGAAGGCTCGGATTGCTGCAAGGACGGCAAGGGCGATTGCTGCAAGGACATGAAGAAGGCCGGCGATCATGCCGGTCACGACATGTCCGGAATGCCCAAGAAGTAAGCTGGGGAAGGGAGGCGTTCGCGCCTCCCTTCTTTTCAGTGGTGGGCGAACACCTTGCGTCCACCGGGTCCGAACGCAACGACGTCGTAGGGCTGGGCCTTCATGCCCGGCATTTCCATGCCCGGCGAGCCCATTGGCATCCCGGCAACCGCAAGACCCGTCACACCCTTCGGGTGCGTTGCCAGAGCCCGCTTCATGTCGGCGATCGGCACATGACCCTCGAAAGTCATGTCGTCGATGATGGCCGTGTGGCACGAGGCCAAGTCCGCGGGTACGCCCCGGGCCTTCATGAATGCGGGCCGGTTCGCGTCGTCGACGACGCGGACCGCGCGACCGAACTGAGCCTTCACCTGCTGCGCCCACTTCTCGCAACATGGGCAGCCCGGATCACGGTGCATCAGCACCGGCCCGGCAGCCACGGCTGCGACCGGCATGGCAAACGCTACAACAGCGGCGAGAAGGCGGATGCGGGTCATGTCTATTCCTAAATTGCCGCTCCACCGCAGGCCAGCCCTGCGGTAGAGCGGTGGCCGATCACTGTGCAGACTTGCCGTGCGCCCGCAGCCAGGCGTTCAGCTCGCCGACTTCCTTGTTCTGCTCGGCGATCGTCTTGGTCGCCATCTGGCGGACCTTTGCGTCCTTGGTTTCGCGCAACACTATCTGCGACATGGCAATACCGCCGCGATGATGCTCGACCATTTTGCGGACCCAGGTCTCGGTCGCATCGGCGCCCATGGCCGACATCATCTTTTCATGCATCTGCATTTCAGACGGCGGATAGGGGTTCGCCGGCGTCGGCTTCATCATCTGACCGTGGTTCATGCCCGAATGATCCATGCCCTGCATCTGGGCGACGGCCGGGGCGGCGCCGAGCGCGGCCGCAAGGGCCAGAACAGTCATCTTCTTCATCGTGTCTCTCCTGGGTAAACGCCCCCGCCCACAGGAGAGATACGGGCGCGCGGACCGTATCCCTCACGCCCGTGATCGAATTCAGCGTACCGGCTGAAGCGTATTCACCCCGACGCTCTCGTCGGTCTCGGGCGGGGGAGGGGGAACCTGCTTGTCACGATAGGAGGGCAGGTCGGGCGCATTCGCAGGCGTGGGGTTTGCCTCGAGCCTGGCAATGGCTCGCTTCATCTGCGTGATTTCGCGGACCTGAGCATCGATGATCCCGTCCGCCAGCTTGCGCACCTCGGGGTCTTTGATGTTTGCGCGCTCGCTCGTCAGGATCGCGATCGAGTGGTGCGGGATCATGGCTTTCATCCAGCTCACGTCGTCCACCGTCTCCTGGCTGCGGACGAGCCACAGCGCGAGCGCGAACACCACGATGCTACCGCCGATGATCGCGGCATTCGTCCGCTTGTTCTTGTACATCGACCACATGAAAAGGAGCATGATGATCGCCATGGTGGCGCCCATCACAAACGCCATCCAGAACCGCGTCTGGCTGAACTCGATATGCCCGAGGGCATAGACGTTCACGTACATCAGCCCGAACATGACAACGGTCGACGTCGCCACCATCGCCGCGAAGCGACCGTAGCCCATTCCCATGTTCATCTTGTCTTGGTGCTCGTCCATCATGCGACTCCCTGTCTGGAATTACGCCCCCGGCTTTGCGGCGCGGCCGTCTCGGCCAGCGCATGAAAAGAAGGATCGCGCCCGACACCGCGAAGACGAGACCGCCTGCGGCAAAGGCGTTGAGCCACGGCGTGTTGAACCGCTCGTGCTCGGTCCAATCCATGATGTGAAGGCCCCAGAAGAAGTCGTACAGCCGCCACGTTCCTGTCCTGACCGACGTGAGACGTCCCGTGTCGGCTGCTACATAGATGCGGGTGGCGTCATCGTCGGCGAACGTGGCCCGCCAGGCCGGCAACGCCCCGCGATACTCGGTGCTGGCTCGTTCGACCCGTTCGATGGTGGGCGCGGGTACACCACTCCCTCGATACGCTTTCTGAGCGATCGTCCCGGCCACCGTGGCATCCAATGGTGGGATCGGCGCAGCCGTACGAGCGTCCAGCAGACGGATGCGACCATCCACAAGCTGTGCCTCAACGATCGGCCGCCCGAGCAGCATGCGGTGCTGAAGCTGGCGGACCGGCGCTCCTGCCGACGCAAGCAAGGCAGGTAACGGTGCGAAGCCTTGGGTGCTCGACAGCGCCGGCTCGGCGTTCCGTTCGATCCGGTGATCGCCATGAACCGTGTCGATCGGGAGCAGGCTCATCACAAGCCCGCTGGTGAACCAGACGATCGCCTGCGCGCCGATCAGGAGAGCAAGCCAGCGGTGAATCTTGCTCGCGCCAAGGTGGAGGCGGAGCCGCGGGCTCAGAACCAGGTCCTCACGCCGGCGACGAAACTGAAGCCGCCCGTATCGTCGCCCCGTGCCCGCGAGAAGCGCGCGGTGTCGCCGAACTGCCGTTCCCACGATACGCCGATATAGGGCGCGAACTCACGGCGGCCCTCGTAGCGAAGCCGCAAACCGGCCTCCAAATCCGTCAGCCCGGAGCCGATCCCGGTCTCCCGCACGTCCTGGGCCGCGAAGTTGGCCTCCACCCTGGGCTGGAGAACGAAGTAGTTGGTGATGCGCTGGTCGTAATAGCCCTCGGCGCGGGCGAGCACGTCCCCCTTGTCGGAGAGGAACAGCGCGCCCTCGATCTCGAACTGATAGGGGGCCAAGCCCTCGATCCCGATCGTCGCATAGGTGCGCGACGGGTTTGGCTTGAAGTCGTAGCGGACGCCGGCCTGAAGGTTCCAATAGGGATCGAGGGCGTGGCTGTAGAGCGCCTGCACCTCGGCGCTTTCCAGCGACTTGCCGAAGCTGCCTTCACCCTCCGACTTCAACCACAGTCGGTTGATGTCGCCTCCGATCCAAGCCTCGCCATCCCAGCGGTAGCCATCGCTTCCCTTGCGGGCCTGATACTCCGCGAGATTGAAGAGCACCTGGTAGTAGGTCATCCCGCCATGCTCGCGCCGCAGATCGTTCTCGCGCGAGCTGGCCATGGCATCCGCCCCCCAGAAGCGATCGGCGAGATGATCGCCGGACGGCGCGGGAGCGGGCTTGTTGCCGGGAAGAAGGTCGGTCCCGACCTTGGCGCCTGCCTGGCTACCCTCCATCGCCATACCGGGCATCGCGCTCATGTCATGCCCGGCATGCGGATCCTGCCCCGCTGCTGCCGGGGAGCCCATATCGGGCATAGCGGACATGTCGTGGCCGGCGTGCGGGTCCTGGGCGGGCGCGGCCTGCTGCCCGCCCATGTTCATGCCCTGCATCCCGCTCATGTCGTGACCGGCGTGCGGATCGGCCGCCTGAGCCGGCGCGGTCGACGCACGACGAGGGCCGCGCTGCGAACGGGCGCCTTCCGCTTGGCCGCGGGCTTCGCCGCTGCTTTGCGCGCCGGCTTGGGGGCCGCTTTGGCTGCGGGTTTCGCCGGCATGGTCATCCCCGGCATGTTGTGCATGGAATGATCCATGCTCTGCCCGAACACGGGGCTGGCGACGACTGCCGAGGCGAGGCCGGCGAGAAGGAGCGACCGGCTCACGCTGCTGCCTCCCCGGGCTTGCGGACCTGGACGACGCGCATCATCCCTGCGTGCATGTGGTAGAGCATGTGGCAGTGGAACGCCCAATCGCCTTCCTCGCCGGTCACGTCCCAGCTCACCGTGCCGCCTGGCTGGACGAGCACGGTGTGCTTCCGGGGCGCGTATGCGCCTTTTCCTGTCACTAGGTCGAAGAAGTGACCGTGGATGTGAATGGGGTGCCCCATCATCGTATCGTTGATGAGGGTGACGCGCACCCGCTCACCGTGCAGCAGGGTGATCGGATCGGGGCTCTCCGACAGCTTCTCGCCATCGAAGCCCCACATGTACCGTTCCATATTGCCGGTGAGGTGGAGCTTGATCTCGCGCTCGGGTGCCCGCGTGTCGGGATTGCGGTCTAGGGCAACAAGATCGCGATAGGTCAGCACGCGGTGCCCGACATTCTCCAGTCCCTGACCTGGCTCGCCGGTGCGATCGACTGGCATGGCCGAAATGGTCTGGACACCCGGACCCTTCTTTACGCCCGGGGCCTTCGAAAAATCGCGCATGTTCATGCTGCCCATGTCCATGCCGGCCATCGACTGCCCATCTGCCATGCCCGGCATCGCACCCGACCCGTGATCCATCCCGACCATTGCGCCACTCTGACCCTGCGGCGCGGTCATCCCGGCCATGGCGCCGGCAGCGGCGCCGGCGGCACCATGGTTCATCTGGGAATGGTCCATGCCCTGCATCGAACCGCCACCTGCGCCATGGTCCATACCGCTATGGTCCATGCCCGCCATCGATCCA includes:
- a CDS encoding DUF305 domain-containing protein — its product is MKKMTVLALAAALGAAPAVAQMQGMDHSGMNHGQMMKPTPANPYPPSEMQMHEKMMSAMGADATETWVRKMVEHHRGGIAMSQIVLRETKDAKVRQMATKTIAEQNKEVGELNAWLRAHGKSAQ
- a CDS encoding MerR family DNA-binding protein; protein product: MVTLTIAGLARDGDVGVETVRYYQRRGLLDTPDRPEGSGSGGGIRRYGIEDVRRLRFIRSAQAAGFTLDQIGELLALDATDDRARARQLADARIAALDAQIKSLSRVRASLHRLASECGSGSEGPCPILSAFEPD
- a CDS encoding DUF305 domain-containing protein — protein: MGYGRFAAMVATSTVVMFGLMYVNVYALGHIEFSQTRFWMAFVMGATMAIIMLLFMWSMYKNKRTNAAIIGGSIVVFALALWLVRSQETVDDVSWMKAMIPHHSIAILTSERANIKDPEVRKLADGIIDAQVREITQMKRAIARLEANPTPANAPDLPSYRDKQVPPPPPETDESVGVNTLQPVR
- a CDS encoding DUF411 domain-containing protein → MTRIRLLAAVVAFAMPVAAVAAGPVLMHRDPGCPCCEKWAQQVKAQFGRAVRVVDDANRPAFMKARGVPADLASCHTAIIDDMTFEGHVPIADMKRALATHPKGVTGLAVAGMPMGSPGMEMPGMKAQPYDVVAFGPGGRKVFAHH
- a CDS encoding copper resistance protein B, whose product is MSGMQGMNMGGQQAAPAQDPHAGHDMSAMPDMGSPAAAGQDPHAGHDMSAMPGMAMEGSQAGAKVGTDLLPGNKPAPAPSGDHLADRFWGADAMASSRENDLRREHGGMTYYQVLFNLAEYQARKGSDGYRWDGEAWIGGDINRLWLKSEGEGSFGKSLESAEVQALYSHALDPYWNLQAGVRYDFKPNPSRTYATIGIEGLAPYQFEIEGALFLSDKGDVLARAEGYYDQRITNYFVLQPRVEANFAAQDVRETGIGSGLTDLEAGLRLRYEGRREFAPYIGVSWERQFGDTARFSRARGDDTGGFSFVAGVRTWF
- a CDS encoding MauE/DoxX family redox-associated membrane protein — encoded protein: MATAAPKKATIYRMVIPTHTCPYGLKAKDLLRRQGYEVEDHWLRTREETDAFKAEHDVKTTPQTFIGGERVGGFDDLRRFFGKAVRDPKAVTYRPVVAVFAMTALMALAASFAAFGSPLTVRAGEWFIAFSMCVLAMLKLQNVESFSSMFLNYDLLAKRWVPYSYVYPYAEGVAGVLMAAGVLTWLSVPIALVIGTIGAVSVIKAVYVDKRELKCACVGGDSNVPLGFLSLTENVMMVAMALWMLIAPAALSMPH